In Nicotiana tabacum cultivar K326 chromosome 19, ASM71507v2, whole genome shotgun sequence, one DNA window encodes the following:
- the LOC107791861 gene encoding single-stranded DNA-binding protein, mitochondrial-like: protein MNSMAAKIVKLLRVSPATRPCSSLVMGVQGSSRLCYSTGTFLSDDDAPVSNTEAVEIDDDDFLPEKPDLQLQSVDPRKGWNFRGVHKAIICGRVGQSPVQKILRNGRTVTIFTVGTGGMFDQRIKGDRNLPKPGQWHRVAVHNDMLGQYSVQQLTKNSSVYIEGDIETRVYNDSLSGEVKSIPEICVRRDGRIRLIKGGESVSSISIDELREGLM, encoded by the exons ATGAATTCAATGGCTGCTAAAATCGTCAAATTGTTACGCGTCTCTCCTGCCACAAGACCCTGTTCTTCTCTTG tgATGGGTGTGCAAGGAAGCTCTAGGTTGTGTTATTCAACTGGTACATTTCTTAGTGATGACGATGCGCCTGTAAGTAATACTGAAGCTGtagaaattgatgatgatgattttcTTCCTGAAAAGCCGGATTTGCAGCTGCAAAGTGTGGATCCTAGAAAGGGCTGGAATTTTCGGGGTGTGCACAAG GCTATTATATGTGGCAGAGTTGGGCAATCTCCTGTGCAGAAAATATTGAGAAACGGCCGAACTGTAACTATCTTCACAGTTGGAACAGGTGGCATGTTCGATCAGAGAATCAAGGGAGACAGAAACTTGCCTAAGCCTGGTCAGTGGCATAGGGTCGCGGTGCACAATGATATGCTTGGGCAGTACTCCGTTCAGCAACTTACCAAAAA CTCCTCAGTCTACATTGAGGGTGATATTGAAACCAGAGTCTATAATGATAGTCTCAGCGGTGAAGTTAAAAGCATCCCAGAAATTTGTGTGCGCAGAGATG GGAGGATTCGGCTTATAAAAGGTGGTGAAAGTGTCAGCAGTATCTCTATTGATGAGCTCC GAGAAGGATTGATGTAG